CATTTTCAATAAATTCAACAAACGCACTGGCTCTTATTTCTTGCATCCAAGCTGAGGCTTCTTCATTGAATTTACGATTAAAAAGAATTCTATAGGCTTTATTGGTTAGTGCTGTATCTGTTTTGTCAACTTCACGTCGATCAAGTACCTCAACAATATGCCAGCCGTGAACGGTCTTGAACGGCTCACTTATTTGACCAATGGGTAATATCTCTACTTGGTGCTTAAATTCTGGGACATATAAATCTGGGGTTTGGTAACCCAACTCCCCATTTTTAGCCGCAGAACCTGGGTCTTGGCTGTGTTGCTCTGCGAGCTCACCAAACTTGATCTCACCAGATTCGATGCGACGAGCGTAGTTCTGTAGTTGTTTTTGGGCGCCTTCATCACTGAGTATTACCGAGGTTTTGATCAAAATATGTCGGGCATTAACCTCTGTGACTGCAACAGTTTCTAACCCTCTAGTATCAGCGATTTTGATGATATGAAGCCCAACACCACTTCGAAATGGCCCAATAACCGCTCCTTTTGCCTGAGTTGTTATTTGATCCGCAAATATTGTTGGCATTTCTTCTTTGCGTAGCCATCCCCAATCACCACCTTCTAATGCCTTAGGTCCTTTTGAGTAACTGATTGCCATGGTAGAAAAATCTTCACCCTGATCAAGCTTCTTAATAATATCGTTGGCCTCTTTCTCAAGCGTTTGTTTGTCGGTGCCATCTTCAAGTCGTAATTGGATATGTTGAAGTCGATATTGTACAGAGGCGTTGGTCTCGGTAGCGAGTTGCTCAGACAAGCTTTCTACTTCTGCTGGCAATATGTTGATTCTACGACGAACGAGCGCATTACGAGCTTCGGAAATCGCGATCTCTTTCCTGACTTGCTCTCGAAACGTGACATAACTTACACCATCTTCAGTGAGTGAGTTTTGTAGTTGGTCGACCGTTAAGTTTCTTTCTTTGGCGATTTCTTGAACCGCTTGATTCAAACGGTTGTCATCTATCTTTACTCCAAGGCGTTCTGATTCTTGGAACTGGATAGTATCGACAATAAGCTTTTCTAGTACCTGCTCACGTAATACGTCGATGTCTGGCAAAGCTTGGCTGCCTTTCTTCGAGTTGGTTTCAAGCGTGATGATCGCGATATCAATATCACTTTGTAATATGACACCATCATTTACGATTACCGCGACTCTATCTAGCTCAACGGGTGCAGCCATGCTTGAGGCTGACAGTACAGATAAAAAAACTATTAGGGTGTGTTTCCACATTTTCATTTAATGTATACCAATAAATTTGTGTTGCTCAATGGCAAGACTGTTAATTTCCAAGTGCGAAAGGTCG
This portion of the Vibrio sp. VB16 genome encodes:
- the surA gene encoding peptidylprolyl isomerase SurA, which gives rise to MKMWKHTLIVFLSVLSASSMAAPVELDRVAVIVNDGVILQSDIDIAIITLETNSKKGSQALPDIDVLREQVLEKLIVDTIQFQESERLGVKIDDNRLNQAVQEIAKERNLTVDQLQNSLTEDGVSYVTFREQVRKEIAISEARNALVRRRINILPAEVESLSEQLATETNASVQYRLQHIQLRLEDGTDKQTLEKEANDIIKKLDQGEDFSTMAISYSKGPKALEGGDWGWLRKEEMPTIFADQITTQAKGAVIGPFRSGVGLHIIKIADTRGLETVAVTEVNARHILIKTSVILSDEGAQKQLQNYARRIESGEIKFGELAEQHSQDPGSAAKNGELGYQTPDLYVPEFKHQVEILPIGQISEPFKTVHGWHIVEVLDRREVDKTDTALTNKAYRILFNRKFNEEASAWMQEIRASAFVEFIENDEGEEQ